The following proteins are co-located in the Fusobacteria bacterium ZRK30 genome:
- a CDS encoding DNA-3-methyladenine glycosylase: MKKAVVLNKFFYIRDGHSLARELLGKVLVKKTGKNIMRGRIVETEAYLAPKDRASHAYNNKLTKRTKTMFMEGGYSYVYLIYGIYACFNVVANRKGIPHAVLIRALEPLDGIEFMYENRNPKTDRELLNGPGKLCQAFNISINDNACDLTTQENLWIEDDGYKPKFIVDCRRIGIEYAKEYKEKLWRFYIKNNNFISRK; encoded by the coding sequence TTGAAAAAGGCAGTGGTTTTAAATAAATTTTTTTATATCCGGGATGGACATTCACTGGCAAGGGAGCTTTTGGGAAAGGTTCTCGTCAAAAAGACAGGAAAAAATATCATGAGAGGTAGAATTGTAGAAACAGAAGCATATCTTGCTCCTAAAGACAGAGCTTCCCATGCATATAATAACAAATTAACAAAACGAACAAAAACCATGTTTATGGAAGGGGGTTACTCCTATGTTTACCTCATATACGGCATCTATGCCTGCTTTAATGTCGTTGCAAACCGTAAAGGTATTCCACATGCTGTTTTAATCAGAGCTTTAGAACCATTAGATGGTATAGAATTCATGTATGAAAACAGAAATCCAAAAACAGATCGTGAACTTTTAAACGGACCTGGGAAATTATGCCAGGCATTTAATATAAGTATAAACGACAATGCCTGTGACTTGACGACTCAGGAAAATTTATGGATAGAAGATGACGGCTATAAACCAAAATTCATAGTCGACTGCAGAAGAATTGGAATAGAATATGCAAAAGAGTACAAAGAAAAACTATGGCGTTTTTATATTAAAAACAATAATTTTATCTCTCGTAAATAA
- a CDS encoding oleate hydratase, translating to MQREKNKNPENSKIYLIGSGIASLASAVYLIKDAEVPGQNIHILEQDNILGGALDGIGDPEKGFIIRGGRMHEEHFECYWDLLSNIPSYDDPNISVKDESFEFSSKFVSNAKARLLKNGEKMDLTSFGLSLKEKIALLKLTLTPEKLIDNKRIEDWFEDEFFETNYWKLWTTMFAFQKWSSLAEMRRYMRRFIHLVDGLPRLGGIMRTKYNQYQSDVIPLKRYLHERGVQFEMEKQVVDIDFNISADGKKAQVLHVFDKNRKKDEIILKENDYVFITNGSITESTDNGSWTKPPVLKNKSTSGSWMLWEKIAKKDKEFGNPGVFSDNIDLQKWYSFTATLKDKTFHDYMEKFSGNIDGTGGLVTMTDSNWLMSIVIARQPHFSNQPEDVKIFWGYGLYPDKVGNYIKKKMSECNGEEILEELWYHLKIQDLMKPIVNSGLVNCIPVAMPFIDSLFMPRARGDRPKVLPEGAKNFAFLGQFTELPKDCVFTVEYSVRCAQTAVYGLFETGKEVLPVYDSINKPQVLIKAMKAISR from the coding sequence ATGCAAAGAGAAAAGAATAAAAATCCAGAGAATTCAAAGATATATCTTATAGGGAGTGGGATAGCATCCTTAGCAAGTGCAGTTTATTTAATAAAAGATGCTGAGGTACCCGGACAAAATATCCATATATTGGAGCAGGATAATATTTTAGGAGGGGCCCTTGATGGTATAGGAGATCCAGAAAAAGGATTTATTATTCGTGGGGGAAGGATGCATGAGGAGCATTTTGAATGTTATTGGGATCTTTTATCTAATATACCATCCTATGATGACCCAAATATTTCTGTTAAAGATGAATCCTTTGAATTTAGTTCTAAATTTGTTTCAAATGCAAAAGCTCGCCTGCTTAAAAATGGAGAAAAAATGGATCTCACATCTTTCGGACTTTCATTAAAAGAAAAGATTGCTTTATTAAAGTTGACACTTACACCTGAAAAGTTAATAGATAATAAACGAATTGAAGACTGGTTTGAAGATGAATTTTTTGAAACCAATTACTGGAAACTATGGACAACGATGTTTGCGTTTCAAAAATGGAGTAGTTTAGCAGAGATGAGGCGTTACATGAGACGTTTTATACATCTGGTAGATGGGCTGCCTAGACTTGGAGGGATTATGCGTACTAAGTATAATCAATATCAATCGGATGTTATACCCCTTAAACGATATCTTCACGAAAGGGGAGTTCAGTTTGAGATGGAAAAACAGGTCGTAGATATTGACTTTAATATTTCTGCTGACGGGAAAAAAGCTCAGGTTTTACATGTTTTTGATAAAAATAGAAAAAAAGATGAGATTATCTTGAAGGAAAATGATTATGTATTTATAACTAATGGTTCTATCACAGAAAGCACGGACAATGGTTCTTGGACAAAACCTCCAGTTTTAAAAAATAAATCAACTTCAGGGTCATGGATGCTTTGGGAAAAAATAGCAAAAAAAGACAAAGAATTTGGTAACCCGGGAGTTTTTAGTGATAATATCGATTTACAGAAATGGTATTCATTTACTGCCACACTGAAAGATAAAACATTTCATGATTATATGGAAAAATTTTCTGGGAACATAGACGGAACTGGCGGTTTGGTAACTATGACAGATTCTAACTGGTTGATGTCAATTGTAATTGCCCGTCAGCCGCATTTTTCCAATCAACCGGAGGACGTAAAGATTTTCTGGGGATATGGTTTATACCCTGACAAAGTGGGGAATTATATAAAGAAAAAAATGTCTGAGTGTAACGGTGAGGAGATCCTTGAAGAATTATGGTATCATCTAAAAATTCAAGACCTAATGAAACCTATTGTAAATTCAGGGTTAGTTAATTGTATTCCAGTAGCTATGCCGTTTATCGACAGTTTATTCATGCCCCGTGCAAGGGGGGATCGTCCTAAGGTGTTGCCGGAAGGAGCAAAAAACTTCGCTTTTTTAGGGCAGTTTACAGAACTTCCAAAAGATTGTGTGTTTACAGTTGAATACTCTGTCCGATGTGCACAAACGGCAGTTTACGGGCTCTTTGAAACTGGAAAAGAAGTATTGCCTGTTTATGATTCAATTAATAAGCCACAGGTACTGATAAAAGCTATGAAAGCAATAAGCAGGTAG
- a CDS encoding GNAT family N-acetyltransferase, which produces MYRILKGKTLEKFTERLKGLNPDIMIDSDDRAFIILFEEEIIGYAVLGKDKILKDIFIKEERRYSSFGTRLIEFIKNYLSAKGVDEVYLDRYLENAIFFKKVGFKEWSGNLYKIDGLTAREKRKRDGVRSTVLSIGINMFLAGIKIFFGMLGKSKALVADGFHSVSDIVGSVVVLVGIYLGNKPADEDHPYGHGKLESIAGNIIGVILVITAYSLIMENVLDYMRETVRLIPENITLVIVLISIAVKYVLYRYKYNIGVRIKNDAVLADAREHKSDVLSSVGVLVGILLSIYVNPIFDLLLSIVVGLIIGKEGLHIIFQTSNNLMDIQDRKLIEEVDRYVNSFGYIENAHDIRMKTSGNMVYLSLHIRLDGKMTIHEGHELSDDIKYSILNRFEDVGDVTIHMDCTI; this is translated from the coding sequence ATGTATAGAATATTAAAAGGAAAAACGTTAGAAAAATTTACAGAAAGATTAAAAGGGTTGAATCCTGATATTATGATAGATTCAGATGATAGGGCATTTATAATCTTATTCGAAGAAGAAATTATAGGGTATGCCGTATTGGGAAAAGATAAAATTTTGAAGGATATATTCATTAAAGAAGAACGAAGGTATAGTTCTTTTGGAACCAGGTTAATAGAATTTATTAAAAATTATCTCTCTGCTAAGGGAGTAGATGAGGTATATTTAGACAGATATTTAGAAAATGCCATATTTTTTAAAAAGGTGGGCTTCAAAGAGTGGTCTGGAAACCTATATAAAATAGATGGTCTTACAGCCAGGGAAAAAAGAAAGAGGGACGGGGTAAGAAGTACTGTCCTGTCTATTGGAATCAATATGTTTTTAGCAGGGATAAAGATATTTTTTGGGATGCTTGGAAAAAGTAAGGCCTTGGTAGCCGATGGATTTCATTCTGTTTCAGATATAGTAGGATCTGTAGTAGTTTTAGTAGGGATATATTTGGGAAACAAGCCGGCAGATGAAGACCATCCCTATGGGCATGGGAAATTAGAGAGTATAGCCGGGAATATAATCGGTGTAATACTGGTGATTACTGCATATAGTTTGATTATGGAGAATGTACTGGATTATATGCGGGAAACAGTGCGTCTGATTCCAGAGAATATAACCTTGGTTATTGTGCTTATTTCCATAGCTGTTAAGTATGTATTGTATAGATATAAATATAATATAGGGGTTAGAATAAAAAATGATGCTGTTTTAGCCGATGCCAGGGAGCATAAGAGTGATGTATTGTCTTCTGTAGGAGTTTTAGTAGGGATATTACTGTCGATCTATGTAAATCCAATATTTGACCTCCTGCTCAGTATAGTGGTAGGTCTGATCATCGGTAAGGAAGGATTACATATAATTTTTCAGACTTCTAATAATTTAATGGATATACAGGACAGAAAATTAATAGAAGAGGTAGACAGATATGTAAATTCATTTGGATATATAGAAAATGCTCATGATATAAGGATGAAAACATCGGGAAATATGGTCTATCTCTCGTTGCATATTAGATTAGATGGGAAGATGACTATTCATGAGGGACACGAACTATCTGATGATATAAAATACTCCATCTTAAATAGATTTGAAGATGTAGGGGATGTAACAATCCATATGGATTGTACCATATAA